A region of the Pricia mediterranea genome:
ATTGATGATTTGGAGTAGGGGAGTCCCCTTTTGAACCGCATCGCCCTCCGCTACGAAATTGTGCTCCAAAATTCCTGCTACGGCCGCGTATACTCGGTATAGACTATCGGGCTGTATGGTTACCGAAGCATAGACCGATTCGGTCATCGCCGTTTTCTTGGGAAGAATTTTTTCACTCTCGCCCCCACAGGAAAGTGACCACAGTACACTAATTAATAGGACGTTTATTTTCAAAGGATACAATTTTTGCTTGGCTGAATTCCCCATAAAATAATCAAAAATCAGTCTCTTGGGGTTACCACTTTCCAAAACTCCAAAATAGGTGTTTGTGCAACAATGACATTCGTCATAAAAATTCCCGTATCTGTGTCTTAGCTTTGAGATGGTAAACTTTTAATAATGTAACGATGACGATAGAAATTCAATACGTACGGATACCGACGAGCGAAAGTTTGGATGCCTTGGCAACGAAAAAGCTGAACAAGCTTGCCCAAAAATACGACTGGCTGATTCGGGCCCAAGTCCATTTTAAGCTGGAGAACGTACCTGCGGGAAACGGTAAGATTTGCGAGATAGAACTCAGCGCACCGGGCCCCCGTTTGTTTGCCAAGTCAAGTTCCGATGATTTTGAAAAATCGTTGGCGGAAACGGTAAAGGAACTTGAAGGGCAATTGCGTAAAAAGAAAACGATGATGCAAAAGCGTTGAAAGAAATTCGCCCAAAGTGACCATAATCGTTTTCGATGGCGCATGACCCGGTTACTTCTACCAAAAATACGGTATGAAAGGCCTGTTTGGAATTTTATATTTGCTACACCGTACAGCTATCCCCATCTTTCCTTACCCCCAATTTGTATAGAAATTTCTCCATCAAACACCATTGGGTAAAAGACGATTGCAAGAGATTGGCGCCCACAAAAAGTGTAAACCAAAGCCAGTTTACGTTCACGTACATGGCCAATAAAACGCTAATGATAATAAAGGTGCCGGCTATGGCACGGATATATCTGTTTATCATGGTATATCTCTTTTATGATTTATATGAATTTTTCAATGGGAACCACAACCGCTTTAATCGGATTATTGGTTTCCAAATTTTTATTGAATTGCTTGATCAAACCGAAAAGTATATCGATATTATCCGCTTCGGAAAATGAAAAGAACAGGTTCGATTCCACTACACTTTTCTGACTCGGAAACCAGCTCGATGTGCGCACCATGGTTGTGGGGTTCTTATACCCATCGATGTCCGAGCCACTAAAACTCTCGATTTTCGCTTCTTTGAAGAGTTCTACGATTTTTTCTTCGAATTCTTCTACAACGGTTACTATCAGTAGTTTCATGACTAATTTGTTTTGCTGTTATCCCCGTATCTCGAAAGCTCTCGGTAAAGGCTTCGACAGGAGTTTGTTGAATATTCACTTTAGTTCGCTATTGCTTTATCGGTTTGGTTTTGCCATTTGGGGCAGGGGGGATCTCTTTGCCCTCGGCGGCCACCTCTGGATATTTTTTCTCTTCGATCATATAGTACACCAACGGTACCACCAATAAAGTCAATACCGTCGATACGATCGTACCGCCCATCAGCGAAATCGCCAGACCTTGAAAAATTGGATCGAACAGGATGACGAACGCGCCGATTACCACCGTTCCCGCAGTCAATAAAATAGGGGTGGTCCGTACCGCACCGGCTTCGATGACCGCTTGCTTGATCGGGATGCCCTCTGCCAAGCGCAGGTTCACAAAATCGATGAGCAAAACCGAATTCCTCACCATAATGCCCGCCAGGGCAATCATTCCGATAAAGGAGGTTGCCGTAAAAAATGCACCCAACAGCCAGTGGCCTAGAACAATGCCCACCAACGAAAGCGGAATGGCGACCATCATCACGATCGGTGCCTTAAAGTTCTGGAACCATCCTACGATCAAAATATAGATGATGACGATAACGCCTAGAAAGGCAATCCCTAGATCGCGGAAGACTTCTAGGGTAATTTGCCATTCGCCGTCCCATTTAACTGTGTAATCATCTTCGAAATCAGGTTGTTTGATGTAGAGCTCATCGATGGAATAACCTTCGGGAAGGTTGATTTCCTTTAATTTGTCGGTCATCCCCAAAATGGCGTAAACGGGACTTTCTAAAGCTCCCGCCATATCTGCCAATACATAAACGACCCGTTTTTGGTTCTTCCTATAAATGCTCTTGGCACTTGTGGTTTCTTGAATGTCAACCAGATCGCCGATAGTAACCATTGTATTTTGATTCGATTTCACCTTCAATTGGGCGATATCGTTAACGGTCGATTTTTCTTTTTCGTCCAAGGTCAAGAACAACCCTATTTGGTCTGCGGAGTCCTCATCGTAGAGATTGGTCACCGCCCGTTCCGATAGTGCCATGTTCATGGTATGGGCGATCTGTCGGGGCACCACGCCGTACAACATCGCCTTTTCCCTGTCGATGACAAATTGATATTCGGTCTGGTCGGCCTCTACCATCCAATCGACATCGACCACATCATCGGTGTTCTTGAGAATATTTCGGACCTGGTCCGCAATATCGATCTGCGTATCGTAGTCGGGTCCATAGATCTCGCCTACGATGGTAGAGAGCACCGGGGGACCGGGGGGCACTTCGACGAGTTTTATATTCGCGTTGTACGCTGCCCCTATTCGCTGTATTTCGGATCGCATCGAGCTGGCAATACCGTGGCTTTGGGCACTGCGTTCGCCCTTGTCTACAAGATTGACCTGAATATCGGCCATATTGCTGCCGCCTCGGAGGTCGTAATGGCGCACCAATCCGTTGAAGGTGATCGGGGCCGAGGTTCCTACATAACTTTGGTAGTTGACCACTTCGGGACGGGTACGCAGGTATTGGGAGACTTCTTTGGTTACGGCCCCGGTGCGCTCCAGGGTGGTACCTTCGGGCATATCAATGACCACCTGGAATTCGTTCTTGTTGTCGAACGGCAGCATTTTTACGGCAACCGATTTCGTAAAGAACATCCCTACGGATCCCATGAGCAACAAAAATGTAATGCACAAAAATATCCAGCGGTATTTTTTATTCTCGATCAGGGGGGCTTCCAATTTTGCATACCAGCGATAGATCAAGGTATCTTCCAAGCGCTTTTCAGGCTTTTCTTCTTCCTTCCCATCTGTCGTACGGGCGGGCTTCTCCTTTTCACGAAGAAAGATATAACCTAAATACGGGGTGATGGTCAAGGCGACAAAGAGCGACAATACCATCGCGATCGATGCACCAATGGGCATGGGCGACATGTACGGGCCCATCAATCCCGATACAAAGGCCATCGGCAAGACCGATGCGATTACCGTGAAGGTGGCCAAGATCGTGGGGTTGCCTACCTCGTTGATAGCGTACAGGGCCGCTTGCTTGAACGGCAGGCGCTTCATCTTGAAATGCCGGTGCATGTTTTCGGCGATGATGATGGAGTCGTCCACGACGATTCCCGTAACGAAGACCAAGGCGAAAAGCGTGATTCTGTTTAGCGTATAATCGAGCATGTAATAACTGAGCAAGGTCAGGGCGAAGGTAATCGGAACGGACAGGAACACCACCAATCCCCCCCGCCAGCCCATGGCCAGCATAACTACAAGGGTAACGGCGATGATGGCCCCGATCAGGTGCATCAGCAGTTCGGAGACTTTTTGGGAGGCCGTTTCCCCATAGTTTCTTGACACTTCCACGTATACGTCATCGGGGATCAAGGTCTTTTTCAAATGGTCTACCTTATCAATGATCATATCGGAAACTTTCATAGCATCCGCGCCCTTTCGCTTGGCAATGGCAATGGTTACGGCCGGATATTCAGACTCAAAATCTGAGGCCTTTTCGCTAGCCTGTCCAAAACCGTGGTACACGTAGTCTTTTGGAATTTCGGGTCCGTCCTTAACGGTAGCGACCTGTATTAGATAAATAGGACGGTCTTGTTGTATCCCCACCACCAAATTCTCCACGTCGGAAGCCGTTTCCAGGAATTTCCCAGTAGTGACCATGAATTCGGTATCGTTCCTGTCGAAAGTGCCGCTGCCCAGTTGTTGGTCGTTCGCCTTGATCATCTCGGCGACGGACAGAAAATCAAGTCCGCTCGCAGCCATTTTATCTTTGTCCAACACCACACGTAACTGGCGATCGCGTCCGCCGATCTTTTGCGTGGCGGAAACGTCGCTTACTTTTTCGATTTCGTCGGTCAACTCCTGGGCGATCTGTTTCAAGCGGTAGTCATCATAGTTTTCGCTCCAAAGTGTAAGACCTAACATCGGTACATCGTCGATGGCACGGGTCTTTATGAGCGGGAATGTTACGCCCTGCGGCATTTCGTCCATATGCTTGTTGATCTCGTTGTACAGTTTCACGAACGAGCGTTCGATATCTTCACCAACATAAAATTGCACGATTACCATGCCCTGCTCCTTCATCGAGGTCGAATACACATATTCTACTCCCTTAATGTTCGAGATCAGTTTTTCCAAGGGCTTGGTCACGCGACTCTCCACCTCGGTCGGACTTGCCCCGGGGTAACCCACAAATATATCCGCCATCGGCACGTCGATCTGCGGCTCTTCCTCCCGCGGGATCAAAAACGAGCTGTACACCCCAATGACCATAAATACGATCATCAACAGCACCGTCAACTTACTGCCTATAAACATTTTGGCAATCTTACCTGCTAGACCTTCTTTCATTTTTAATCGTTGTTTTACTTTGGACGTTCGGGCGGGCTTTCCGCTTTTACTCGATGATCGAGATTTGAATGCTCCGAGGCTTGCCTCGAAACGCTAGTGTTTTTTGCCATACGAATGACTCTAGGGGATGCCACGAGGTAGTTGATTCCTCGTACTTTTGCGCTGAAAATAGCTCAAAAGCCTTGCGAGGTAACCGCTGCAATTCTAAACGCAATCCTTCGTTTTTGGCTCAACTTTGGAATTATATTTAAAACCATACCCGTATTTTTTTTCTTTAACCGTTAACCGTTAACCGTTAACCGTTAACCGTCAACCGTCAACCCTTGACCATCAACTTTTTTCTATTCCACAAAAACTTTCGCTCCATTGAACAATTTTCCCTCCGCCGAAACGATGTATCGCTCCTCAGCGGAAAGTCCCGAGAGCACTTCAACTTTGTCCCCGAAGGTCCTGCCTAATCGCAACCAGCGCAAGAGGGCGGTGTTGCTTTGACTTACGGTATAGACACCCGTCAATTGGCCTTTTTCGACGATGACTTCAGAGGGAATCATGATCGCATTGGTCGCCACTCTTCGCTCCACCGGAAATTGTACCGTGGCGTACATGCCCGATAAAATGCTAGCATCGGAATCCTCCAGAACCACCTTAACCAGATACTGCCCGCCCGTATTTTTGGCGGAGGTGCTTATCTCGGTCACTTTTCCCTTGATTGTTCTGCCCAAGGATTTTAGCAGTACATCTACTTCGGAGTTGGTCTTGATGTCCGAGATACCGGATTCGGGCACCATGGACATAACGTGATATTTCCCCGGGGCCTCGACCTCCAATAAAGGCATCCCCGGATTGGCCATATCGCCGGCGTTGATGAACTTATTGGTCACGACCCCGGTGAACGGGGCGCGGATATTCGCGTACGAAAGCTGCGCATTGACCTCGTTCCTCATCTGTTTGGCGGACTCCAACCTTGCTTTCGCCATGTTGTAATTGGCGGTCATATCGTCCAATTCTTTTTGGGAGGCACTATTCTCCTGATATAAGGCCGTGAATCGGTTGTAATCTTTTTTGGCGTTGTAAAAGGCAGCCTGAGCTTCGGTTATACCGGCATTTACCTGGGCCAATTTGGCGGAAACATCGGCATTGTTGATGCTCAGTAATAATTGTCCGTTTTTGACCTTTTCGCCTACCTGCACATAGATTTTATCGACATACCCCATCATGCGGGTACTGATGTCGGCACTTTTAACGGCTTCTATTTTACCACTGGCTGTCAAAAACGGATTGCTATTAGCTTCGGAAACAGCATTTACTTGTACGGCCACCGCGGGGGAATTATCGGCAACCGCTGTTTTGTCTTCACTGCCACAGCTTGCGAGTAGCATCGTGATGGTAAAAACTGCTACGGGTATGTACATTTTGCTTTTCATTTATAACTTATTTTAATTTCTCGTTTCCGTGGAGACGGAAAGCTTATTGTTGTTTTAATACAAGTCTTCAGTAATTTTTTATACAGCGGAATGCCACTGCCTACCGCCCCCATTTTTCATTTTTTCATCAAAAACCGCACATAGGCCAATGCGTAGTTGTACTGAAAAACCGTATTGTAATATTCCAGTTGTTTCTCGGAGAATTGGGTTTCGGCCATTAGCAGATCGGTCGTTCTTTCGAGACCCTGGTCAAAACGATTGGCGCGTATGCGTAATGCTTCCTGCGATTGTTGCAGGGCCAATTTCGTGAGCTTTAATTTGTTCTGCGCATCTTTTAGCCCACGATTGGCCTTGTTCA
Encoded here:
- a CDS encoding HPF/RaiA family ribosome-associated protein encodes the protein MTIEIQYVRIPTSESLDALATKKLNKLAQKYDWLIRAQVHFKLENVPAGNGKICEIELSAPGPRLFAKSSSDDFEKSLAETVKELEGQLRKKKTMMQKR
- a CDS encoding YgaP family membrane protein; amino-acid sequence: MINRYIRAIAGTFIIISVLLAMYVNVNWLWFTLFVGANLLQSSFTQWCLMEKFLYKLGVRKDGDSCTV
- a CDS encoding efflux RND transporter permease subunit, translating into MKEGLAGKIAKMFIGSKLTVLLMIVFMVIGVYSSFLIPREEEPQIDVPMADIFVGYPGASPTEVESRVTKPLEKLISNIKGVEYVYSTSMKEQGMVIVQFYVGEDIERSFVKLYNEINKHMDEMPQGVTFPLIKTRAIDDVPMLGLTLWSENYDDYRLKQIAQELTDEIEKVSDVSATQKIGGRDRQLRVVLDKDKMAASGLDFLSVAEMIKANDQQLGSGTFDRNDTEFMVTTGKFLETASDVENLVVGIQQDRPIYLIQVATVKDGPEIPKDYVYHGFGQASEKASDFESEYPAVTIAIAKRKGADAMKVSDMIIDKVDHLKKTLIPDDVYVEVSRNYGETASQKVSELLMHLIGAIIAVTLVVMLAMGWRGGLVVFLSVPITFALTLLSYYMLDYTLNRITLFALVFVTGIVVDDSIIIAENMHRHFKMKRLPFKQAALYAINEVGNPTILATFTVIASVLPMAFVSGLMGPYMSPMPIGASIAMVLSLFVALTITPYLGYIFLREKEKPARTTDGKEEEKPEKRLEDTLIYRWYAKLEAPLIENKKYRWIFLCITFLLLMGSVGMFFTKSVAVKMLPFDNKNEFQVVIDMPEGTTLERTGAVTKEVSQYLRTRPEVVNYQSYVGTSAPITFNGLVRHYDLRGGSNMADIQVNLVDKGERSAQSHGIASSMRSEIQRIGAAYNANIKLVEVPPGPPVLSTIVGEIYGPDYDTQIDIADQVRNILKNTDDVVDVDWMVEADQTEYQFVIDREKAMLYGVVPRQIAHTMNMALSERAVTNLYDEDSADQIGLFLTLDEKEKSTVNDIAQLKVKSNQNTMVTIGDLVDIQETTSAKSIYRKNQKRVVYVLADMAGALESPVYAILGMTDKLKEINLPEGYSIDELYIKQPDFEDDYTVKWDGEWQITLEVFRDLGIAFLGVIVIIYILIVGWFQNFKAPIVMMVAIPLSLVGIVLGHWLLGAFFTATSFIGMIALAGIMVRNSVLLIDFVNLRLAEGIPIKQAVIEAGAVRTTPILLTAGTVVIGAFVILFDPIFQGLAISLMGGTIVSTVLTLLVVPLVYYMIEEKKYPEVAAEGKEIPPAPNGKTKPIKQ
- a CDS encoding efflux RND transporter periplasmic adaptor subunit, producing MKSKMYIPVAVFTITMLLASCGSEDKTAVADNSPAVAVQVNAVSEANSNPFLTASGKIEAVKSADISTRMMGYVDKIYVQVGEKVKNGQLLLSINNADVSAKLAQVNAGITEAQAAFYNAKKDYNRFTALYQENSASQKELDDMTANYNMAKARLESAKQMRNEVNAQLSYANIRAPFTGVVTNKFINAGDMANPGMPLLEVEAPGKYHVMSMVPESGISDIKTNSEVDVLLKSLGRTIKGKVTEISTSAKNTGGQYLVKVVLEDSDASILSGMYATVQFPVERRVATNAIMIPSEVIVEKGQLTGVYTVSQSNTALLRWLRLGRTFGDKVEVLSGLSAEERYIVSAEGKLFNGAKVFVE